Proteins encoded within one genomic window of Triticum aestivum cultivar Chinese Spring chromosome 2D, IWGSC CS RefSeq v2.1, whole genome shotgun sequence:
- the LOC123049003 gene encoding calmodulin-1 codes for MAIRGVPSQREMTVAEFKEWLKQFDADGDGRISRAELREAIRSRGGWFTTLRAGRAVRRADRDKSGFVDDAEVENLVAFAQKDLGMRISAW; via the coding sequence ATGGCGATCAGGGGGGTACCTTCGCAGCGGGAGATGACGGTGGCGGAGTTCAAGGAGTGGCTGAAGCAGTTCGACGCGGACGGCGACGGCCGGATCAGCAGGGCCGAGCTCCGCGAGGCCATCCGCAGCCGCGGCGGCTGGTTCACCACCCTCAGGGCCGGCCGCGCCGTCCGCCGCGCCGACAGGGACAAGAGCGGCTTCgtcgacgacgccgaggtggagaaCCTCGTCGCCTTCGCGCAGAAGGATCTCGGCATGAGGATCTCTGCCTGGTAG
- the LOC123052067 gene encoding protein WEAK CHLOROPLAST MOVEMENT UNDER BLUE LIGHT 1, which yields MESTHASEENNLKESSPVEIPETYVDSPTLEVSSNGGHENMNANMEKSAQAATSGISNGLPVAAEGSENPDIFVDSPTLEVSNGDHKNIDAHKEKSAQAATLDISNGLSVAADDSELSSHSQVLVKSHSDVAEHDVESNSPTGTGPEILSNSGPTETSKHSGKGQVDHSSSVYPVEVNHVEDKTRFQRKIAVKPKVIDDSEAKPESPYKGLIDTAAPFESVREAVTKFGGIVDWKAHKVQMMERRKFIQLELENAQKEIPQCKEELEAAEMAKSRVLDELETTKRIIEELKHELEKAQMEEVQAKQDSELAQLRVQEIERGVADDSSVIAKTQMEVAKERHEKSVAELKSVKEELRTLHEEYATLVNERDRAIKRAEEVLAAGKDIEKRVEGLTVELIAAKGSLELAHAAHHDAEERRIGTVLAKEQDCLAWDGELVQAQEELQQLNNKLLSQNDLKKNLEANLRKLHGLKSELADYVESILCKEALGVAKEHESEDARQISSSIKETLASTQKELEEVKANIENTKTEAKLLRVAATTLRSELDREKASLDSLQQREVMASIAVSSLEAELNRTQKEIESVRSKEEDAQEKMVELPKMLQQAAQEAEDAKDAAQAAEEELRKAKEDTEQTKAAATTTSSRLCAVLKEIEASKASERLALAAVRALKESKEASNVEDSPRGVTLPISEYYALSKKAQEAEELANEKVAEALTQVESAKGSELESLDRLTEAAKEMDEKKRTLELALERAERANEGKLAAEQQLRKWRSDHEQRRKIQEAAKRAVNPVSSPFVDPYLKEQDSRLHMSGSSYEDHVPNRKLRKKKSFLPRMGSFLSRNTPAQT from the exons ATGGAGTCGACTCATGCATCTGAAGAAAATAACTTGAAAGAGTCATCTCCGGTAGAAATCCCAGAAACTTATGTGGATTCACCAACTCTGGAAGTCAGTAGCAACGGTGGTCACGAAAATATGAATGCAAACATGGAAAAGTCAGCTCAAGCAGCCACATCGGGTATCTCTAATGGCctgccagttgctgctgaaggttCAGAAAATCCAGATATTTTTGTGGATTCACCAACCCTGGAAGTCAGTAACGGTGATCACAAAAATATAGATGCACACAAGGAGAAGTCAGCCCAAGCAGCCACATTGGATATCTCTAATGGCCTGTCAGTTGCTGCCGATGATTCGGAGTTATCTTCACATTCACAGGTATTGGTAAAGTCTCATTCTGATGTAGCAGAGCACGACGTGGAATCAAATTCCCCTACGGGCACAGGTCCTGAAATCCTCTCAAATTCAGGACCAACAGAGACATCCAAACACTCCGGGAAGGGTCAGGTAGATCATTCCTCTTCAGTATATCCCGTCGAAGTGAACCATGTTGAAGACAAGACACGTTTTCAGAGAAAAATTGCTGTAAAACCAAAAGTGATAGATGATTCAGAAGCAAAACCCGAAAGTCCATATAAAGGCCTTATTGACACTGCTGCGCCTTTTGAGTCTGTGAGAGAAGCTGTCACCAAGTTTGGAGGAATTGTTGATTGGAAAGCTCACAAAGTTCAGATGATGGAG AGACGCAAGTTCATACAGCTTGAACTTGAAAATGCTCAGAAAGAAATTCCACAATGCAAAGAAGAACTTGAAGCCGCAGAGATGGCTAAGTCACGGGTACTTGATGAACTTGAGACTACTAAAAGAATTATAGAAGAGCTCAAGCATGAACTGGAGAAAGCACAGATGGAAGAAGTTCAAGCAAAACAGGACTCTGAGCTTGCACAGCTCAGGGTGCAAGAAATTGAGCGGGGAGTAGCTGATGATTCTAGTGTAATAGCCAAGACTCAAATGGAAGTCGCGAAAGAAAGGCACGAAAAATCTGTTGCCGAACTTAAATCAGTAAAGGAGGAGCTGAGAACATTACACGAAGAGTATGCTACCTTAGTCAATGAAAGAGACCGAGCAATCAAAAGGGCTGAAGAAGTGTTAGCCGCCGGGAAAGATATCGAGAAGCGAGTGGAGGGGCTGACTGTAGAACTGATTGCAGCTAAAGGATCTCTTGAGTTGGCCCATGCTGCACATCATGATGCTGAAGAACGTAGAATCGGTACAGTACTGGCGAAAGAGCAAGATTGCCTTGCTTGGGATGGAGAGTTGGTCCAGGCACAAGAGGAGCTGCAACAACTGAACAATAAGCTTCTGTCCCAAAATGATTTGAAGAAGAATCTTGAAGCAAATTTGCGCAAGTTGCATGGCCTCAAGTCTGAGCTTGCAGACTATGTGGAGAGTATACTGTGCAAAGAAGCTTTAGGAGTTGCCAAGGAGCATGAGTCTGAAGACGCTAGACAAATTAGCAGCTCAATTAAGGAAACTCTAGCTTCAACACAGAAAGAGCTCGAGGAGGTTAAAGCAAACATAGAAAATACAAAAACTGAGGCCAAATTGTTAAGAGTTGCGGCGACAACTCTCAGATCAGAGCTGGACAGGGAGAAAGCTTCACTTGACTCATTGCAGCAGAGGGAAGTGATGGCATCAATTGCAGTTTCTTCACTAGAAGCTGAGCTCAACAGGACTCAAAAAGAGATAGAATCTGTGAGGTCCAAGGAAGAAGATGCCCAAGAGAAAATGGTGGAGCTCCCTAAGATGTTGCAGCAAGCAGCTCAGGAGGCCGAGGATGCCAAGGACGCAGCTCAAGCAGCAGAAGAGGAGCTGAGAAAAGCCAAGGAAGATACTGAGCAAACCAAAGCAGCTGCAACTACAACAAGCAGCAGGTTATGTGCTGTTCTGAAGGAAATAGAAGCATCCAAAGCGTCTGAGAGGCTAGCACTCGCGGCAGTTCGAGCATTGAAAGAAAGCAAAGAGGCCAGCAACGTCGAGGATTCTCCCAGAGGAGTGACGCTTCCTATAAGCGAGTATTacgcccttagcaagaaagcacaAGAAGCTGAAGAGCTGGCAAATGAGAAGGTGGCAGAAGCGCTGACACAGGTAGAGTCCGCGAAAGGCTCTGAATTAGAGAGCCTAGACAGGCTAACTGAAGCAGCAAAGGAGATGGATGAAAAGAAGAGAACTCTTGAACTTGCATTGGAGAGAGCCGAGAGGGCAAACGAGGGGAAACTTGCTGCTGAGCAGCAACTGAGGAAATGGAGATCTGACCATGAGCAGCGCCGGAAAATTCAGGAGGCGGCAAAGCGTGCGGTTAACCCTGTGAGTAGCCCATTTGTTGATCCTTACCTGAAAGAGCAGGATTCACGGCTACACATGTCAGGCAGTAGCTACGAGGACCATGTTCCGAACCGAAAGTTGCGAAAGAAAAAGTCGTTTCTCCCTCGAATGGGCTCATTTTTGTCGAGAAATACCCCGGCGCAAACATAA